In a genomic window of Acidilobus saccharovorans 345-15:
- a CDS encoding NAD(P)/FAD-dependent oxidoreductase, protein MTKRIVIAGGGIGGYVAAKRIVDGIKQSGADAEVTVINKDPYHFMPPLFFDVALGYATSDDTRAPIQNMEKYGIKAAVDEIQSIDAANRTVVGARGKYQYDYLVVALGIDYGWSAYPGLDKDGVHNYDLDGAIKMKEALNQVKDGQNITILIPELPFRCGIYPYEAATALSAFFRARNKKVSIRLIDPMPAPIAPLGPSISRFLADQLEQYGVEYVPNSKLREVDPSKKEVITASGEFKYDLLVKVPPPRLPKALANSGEDFVFKQDPRWAPALPNARHPKYDDIYMVSEHSLPPMGIGLAGVFVESVAITAATNIVSDLIGGFGPSFVPSPVSCVGYAGDKGWAGTCELPFDPNKGTYAFKCYFTGVYSIGRLLKQSFYHGWIDGLKF, encoded by the coding sequence TTGACCAAGAGGATAGTAATAGCTGGAGGAGGCATTGGTGGTTACGTCGCCGCAAAGAGGATTGTTGACGGCATTAAGCAGAGCGGCGCTGATGCAGAAGTCACCGTTATAAATAAGGACCCATATCACTTTATGCCACCACTCTTCTTCGATGTGGCGCTCGGCTACGCTACTTCTGACGATACAAGGGCGCCTATACAGAACATGGAAAAGTATGGAATTAAGGCTGCTGTAGATGAAATACAGTCCATAGACGCCGCTAATAGGACCGTCGTGGGCGCTAGAGGCAAGTACCAGTACGACTATCTAGTGGTAGCCTTAGGCATAGATTACGGGTGGAGTGCCTACCCAGGCTTAGACAAGGATGGCGTTCACAACTACGACCTTGATGGTGCCATTAAGATGAAGGAGGCCCTGAACCAAGTTAAAGACGGCCAGAACATAACTATATTGATACCAGAGCTGCCATTCAGGTGTGGCATCTATCCATACGAGGCTGCCACCGCGCTTTCAGCCTTCTTTAGGGCAAGAAACAAGAAGGTCAGCATAAGGCTAATAGATCCGATGCCAGCTCCCATAGCGCCGCTGGGACCCTCCATATCTAGGTTCCTTGCTGACCAGCTGGAGCAGTACGGAGTGGAATATGTGCCTAACTCGAAGCTCAGGGAGGTGGACCCGAGCAAGAAGGAAGTAATAACTGCCAGCGGCGAGTTCAAGTATGACCTGCTTGTTAAAGTGCCCCCGCCTAGGCTCCCAAAGGCCCTTGCCAACAGCGGCGAGGACTTCGTCTTTAAGCAGGACCCAAGGTGGGCCCCTGCCCTGCCTAACGCAAGGCATCCCAAGTATGACGACATTTATATGGTCAGCGAGCACTCGCTGCCCCCCATGGGCATAGGGCTGGCCGGCGTCTTTGTAGAGTCAGTGGCGATAACCGCCGCAACCAATATAGTCAGCGACCTCATTGGAGGCTTCGGACCATCGTTTGTCCCAAGCCCAGTGTCGTGCGTTGGCTACGCCGGCGACAAGGGCTGGGCTGGCACCTGCGAGCTGCCATTCGACCCCAACAAGGGAACGTACGCCTTCAAGTGCTACTTCACCGGCGTCTACTCGATTGGAAGGCTGCTCAAGCAGTCCTTCTACCACGGCTGGATAGACGGGCTTAAGTTCTGA
- a CDS encoding DUF1641 domain-containing protein — translation MAQVDRQAEALERLLDIASTLNELLSDEELLRAVARLLVTPETLLIIDRLPQIMQLLERLTRPETLEKLNAVADAIDSLDVGVLRSLASSLSAEAQANNLSDLMRLLGDRDVIKGLAIVLNVAKAIGAARPANPK, via the coding sequence ATGGCGCAGGTCGACAGGCAGGCGGAGGCCCTTGAGAGGCTTCTTGACATAGCCTCCACGCTGAACGAGCTGCTCTCAGACGAGGAGCTGCTGAGGGCCGTTGCTAGGTTGTTGGTGACGCCTGAGACCCTGCTCATAATAGATAGGTTACCTCAGATAATGCAGCTCCTTGAGAGGCTTACTAGACCTGAAACCCTGGAGAAGCTCAACGCTGTAGCCGACGCTATAGATAGCCTTGACGTGGGCGTTCTAAGGTCATTAGCTTCGTCCCTGTCCGCTGAGGCTCAGGCTAACAACTTAAGTGACCTAATGAGGCTGCTGGGCGACAGGGACGTCATAAAGGGACTGGCCATAGTGCTTAACGTTGCAAAGGCGATTGGGGCGGCACGCCCAGCGAACCCGAAGTAG
- a CDS encoding DUF1641 domain-containing protein, whose amino-acid sequence MAEAKKQETPAESVPPEVQAQALAELLDAIVNLKRSGLLGMISYLADKAEDSFLSAATDPALMRLMALLASVSNGITKVDAMDLANAQNTLTDLTSCTIESLAKLDLSHPRKVGLLGLMSALSDPDISQGLGILLDIAKQLGACARSKGQSKS is encoded by the coding sequence ATGGCAGAGGCCAAGAAGCAGGAGACCCCTGCAGAGTCCGTCCCGCCTGAGGTTCAGGCCCAAGCCCTTGCCGAGCTCCTCGACGCCATAGTAAATCTGAAGAGGAGCGGCCTGCTGGGCATGATCTCCTACCTCGCGGACAAGGCGGAGGACTCGTTCCTCTCGGCAGCCACCGACCCAGCCCTGATGAGGCTCATGGCCCTACTGGCCTCAGTAAGCAACGGCATAACCAAGGTTGACGCCATGGACCTGGCAAACGCCCAGAACACCCTGACAGACCTGACGTCATGTACCATAGAGTCCCTGGCGAAGCTCGACCTAAGTCATCCAAGGAAGGTCGGCCTCCTAGGCTTGATGAGCGCGCTGAGCGACCCAGACATATCCCAGGGCCTTGGGATACTGCTAGATATAGCAAAACAGCTAGGTGCCTGCGCAAGAAGTAAAGGTCAATCTAAATCGTAG
- a CDS encoding COG1361 S-layer family protein, with the protein MPRNLRVILIAIMFFLAMSTLMMVSGGQLNASAQSLKPTFTAISYWGLNSSQPLQASPGSSFLPLTVMIYYLGPVELFNVTAYVKYSYPLTLVKGEPAPEAFVPLLEPGGSLRLVSLYNVSSNATPGVYNVTVNLTYYVEERLPTGETVTVKGTSSLPVEVAITGYSKVVVVSYSTYPEVLYAGESAAVLKIYLENEGNSLASNVTVKVEPQSPLSMLYPNMSTIKLGYLPPGHIVNLSVPLAIANVTQVTSYPFGYFSAPKPLNTTVYINVTYSGGYYLVPISLYLRPSAYFAAINAYHSPISVGASNAYVTVELANVGYGKAEYVTATLLPNPIFTPYVPSSENPLLAVDFMNESVGDLSSGEAQNVTFVISVSSGIRPGTYYLPLMITWYQPPTMQVMHQIILVPVKVGAGFQLSMSSLSGSSNTILYVIAAVVIIILVAMAVVGARRR; encoded by the coding sequence GTGCCGAGAAATTTAAGGGTGATCCTCATAGCAATCATGTTTTTCTTAGCGATGTCGACGCTGATGATGGTCAGCGGCGGCCAGCTTAATGCCTCTGCACAGAGCCTAAAGCCTACTTTTACAGCTATAAGTTACTGGGGTCTTAACTCTTCACAGCCTCTTCAGGCATCCCCTGGAAGCTCGTTCCTGCCGCTCACCGTCATGATCTACTACCTGGGTCCGGTGGAGCTGTTTAACGTCACTGCCTACGTGAAGTACTCTTACCCATTAACTTTGGTGAAGGGCGAGCCTGCCCCTGAGGCATTTGTGCCGCTGCTTGAACCTGGGGGCAGCCTGAGGCTGGTGTCCCTCTACAACGTCTCAAGTAATGCCACGCCGGGGGTTTACAATGTAACCGTTAACCTGACTTACTACGTTGAGGAACGGCTGCCTACGGGCGAAACAGTGACTGTGAAGGGGACGAGCTCGCTTCCTGTTGAGGTGGCAATAACTGGGTACTCGAAGGTTGTAGTGGTGAGCTACAGCACCTACCCAGAGGTCCTCTACGCCGGCGAAAGCGCTGCTGTCCTCAAGATATATCTTGAAAATGAGGGCAATAGCTTGGCCTCCAACGTAACGGTTAAAGTGGAGCCTCAGAGCCCCCTGAGCATGCTGTACCCTAACATGTCAACAATAAAGCTGGGCTACCTGCCGCCAGGCCACATAGTTAACCTTAGCGTGCCGCTGGCTATAGCTAACGTTACACAGGTAACAAGTTACCCCTTCGGCTACTTTAGTGCACCAAAGCCTCTCAACACCACAGTTTACATTAATGTAACTTACTCCGGGGGATACTACCTAGTGCCAATAAGCCTATATCTAAGACCTTCGGCATACTTTGCAGCCATAAATGCATACCACAGCCCAATATCCGTTGGCGCCTCAAACGCCTATGTAACTGTGGAGCTGGCCAACGTAGGTTATGGTAAGGCTGAGTACGTCACCGCAACACTGCTGCCCAACCCTATCTTCACGCCATACGTGCCCTCCAGCGAGAACCCCCTGTTGGCAGTTGACTTCATGAATGAAAGCGTTGGAGATCTCAGCAGTGGCGAGGCCCAAAACGTTACATTCGTCATCTCCGTGAGCTCTGGTATAAGGCCTGGGACTTATTACTTGCCGTTGATGATAACCTGGTATCAGCCTCCAACTATGCAGGTGATGCATCAAATTATACTGGTCCCGGTAAAGGTTGGCGCTGGCTTCCAGCTTAGCATGTCGTCGCTT